A window from Culex pipiens pallens isolate TS chromosome 3, TS_CPP_V2, whole genome shotgun sequence encodes these proteins:
- the LOC120425592 gene encoding cytoplasmic tRNA 2-thiolation protein 2, translating to MCSIVEDDFGDEGGAHTMKEESPAPAISATTDGEELCRQCTVNPSVLKLNLKEPQCRECFLHYVRHKFRASLGATKIVRRGSRVLVVFSGSAENVVMLDMIRYGLQQESFKKLRIEPVVVFVSEDHVGREDGERVGVVQEKVRILKQFEFKAYFSVIGAMECVAVEDSDLLERYSEERTRFNKILSGFKSATSKQDFIVQNRKQTLKVIAKRLECPYVFLSDIGLDLAKTLLSNVALGRGRSLALDIAFCDDRDEQHKIIRPMRDLNPDEIANYLKHADNELSYITLEDPFKDKPSLQNLTCKFVDGLQQTYPSTVSTVFRTGDKMSCEIVKPTVENDTHQDLLSLFEKSLRLDNGSTSVRCKFCHSALDFHGSTTLFATEFSRMVSSRINVELSHEAIVESSKRMEEDARRRVNGEEIEGGNGEEDEMVQLRRELCHSCRNMFVEFSGE from the coding sequence ATGTGCAGCATCGTGGAGGACGACTTTGGCGACGAGGGCGGCGCGCACACCATGAAGGAGGAATCGCCGGCACCGGCCATTTCCGCCACAACCGATGGAGAAGAACTATGCCGCCAGTGTACCGTCAACCCTTCCGTCCTGAAGCTAAACCTGAAGGAACCTCAGTGTCGCGAGTGCTTCTTGCACTACGTCCGGCACAAGTTCCGTGCCTCGCTGGGGGCCACCAAGATTGTCCGCCGCGGTTCCCGCGTGCTGGTCGTGTTCAGCGGTAGCGCGGAAAATGTGGTCATGCTGGACATGATCCGGTACGGGCTGCAGCAGGAATCGTTCAAGAAGCTGCGGATTGAACCGGTGGTGGTGTTTGTCAGCGAGGACCATGTTGGGAGGGAGGATGGGGAGCGTGTGGGGGTGGTTCAGGAGAAGGTTCGGATATTGAAGCAGTTTGAgtttaaagcttatttttcggtTATTGGAGCGATGGAATGCGTTGCGGTTGAGGACTCTGATTTGCTGGAACGATATTCTGAGGAACGTACGAGGTTCAACAAGATTTTGAGTGGGTTCAAAAGTGCCACCTCCAAGCAGGATTTTATCGTGCAGAACCGGAAGCAAACGCTAAAAGTAATTGCCAAACGGCTCGAGTGCCCTTACGTTTTCCTGTCAGATATTGGATTGGATCTGGCCAAAACGTTGCTTTCGAACGTTGCCCTCGGTCGGGGACGATCGCTCGCGTTGGACATTGCCTTCTGTGACGATCGTGACGAGCAGCACAAGATTATTCGTCCCATGCGCGACCTCAACCCGGATGAGATCGCCAACTATCTCAAACATGCAGACAACGAACTGAGTTACATCACGCTGGAAGATCCCTTCAAGGACAAGCCAAGCTTGCAGAACTTGACCTGCAAATTTGTGGACGGACTGCAGCAAACCTACCCGTCGACGGTGTCCACCGTGTTCCGGACGGGGGATAAGATGAGCTGCGAAATAGTCAAACCAACAGTCGAAAACGACACCCACCAAGATCTTCTCAGCTTGTTCGAGAAATCGCTACGCCTCGACAACGGCAGCACTTCAGTACGGTGCAAGTTCTGCCACTCGGCGCTGGACTTTCACGGCTCGACGACGCTGTTTGCGACCGAGTTTTCTCGGATGGTTTCGAGCAGGATCAACGTGGAGTTGAGCCACGAGGCGATCGTTGAGAGTAGCAAGCGCATGGAGGAGGATGCCCGGCGAAGGGTTAACGGAGAGGAGATAGAGGGCGGCAATGGTGAGGAGGACGAGATGGTGCAGCTCAGGAGGGAGCTGTGTCACAGCTGTAGGAATATGTTTGTTGAGTTTAGTGGAGAGTGA